One genomic region from Serinus canaria isolate serCan28SL12 chromosome 7, serCan2020, whole genome shotgun sequence encodes:
- the DAPL1 gene encoding death-associated protein-like 1, with amino-acid sequence TPPLTPPLTPLPASHSALTALPAPLPASHSAPRLSRRSRPPSPALSPLTASHTAPPLTPPFAALPSPHYRLRTVPHTAPLSHSPAPPHPNRSEPQKPLPLESVCVPCAVPWSCPGLPRLVPGAPGSAMALRKSVPPGRRPPAVKAGGMRVSKKQENGPVEKNAKLPGKEKSSAIVSFAKPQNMGVLVAEALNKMSHNIHAATLQVAHQKPQPTLEKFILPKRIYIIQQPRKC; translated from the exons ACACCGCCCCTCACACCGCCCCTCACGCCGCTCCCCGCCTCTCACTCCGCCCTGACGGCGCTCCCCGCCCCTCTCCCCGCCTCTCACTCCGCTCCCCGCCTCTCACGCCGCTCCCGGCCTCCCTCACCTGCCCTCTCGCCGCTCACCGCCTCTCACACCGCTCCGCCTCTCACACCTCCTTTCGCAGCGCTTCCCTCTCCTCACTATCGACTTCGTACCGTCCCTCACACCGCCCCCCTCTCTCAcagccccgccccgccccaCCCCAACCGCTCCGAACCGCAGAAGCCGCTGCCGCTTGAGTCGGTGTGCGTTCCCTGCGCCGTTCCGTGGTCCTGCCCCGGCCTGCCCCGCTTGGTTCCCGGCGCTCCCGGTTCCGCCATGGCGCTGAGGAAGAGTGTCCCACCGGGCCGGCGCCCTCCCGCAG TTAAAGCTGGAGGTATGAGAGTGtctaaaaagcaagaaaatggaCCTGTTGAGAAAAATGCTAAACTTCCAGGAAAAGAGAAGTCAAG TGCTATTGTCAGTTTTGCAAAACCTCAGAATATGGGTGTCTTGGTAGCAGAAGCTCTGAACAAA ATGAGCCACAATATCCATGCAGCAACATTACAAGTGGCTCACCAAAAGCCACAACCTACCTTGGAGAAGTTCATACTGCCTAAAAGAATTTACATTATTCAACAGCCACGGAAATGTTAA